Below is a window of Georgenia soli DNA.
GAGTCCGTTCTCGTCGACTCTCACCTTCTCCGCGGGGACGCCATTGGCGATGAAGACTCTGGCCGCACTAGCGGATGGCGCGAGTATGGCGTCGGCGTACTGAAGGAACGGCATGAGGTTGTCGTTGCGGGCACGCAGCCAACTGTGGTCGACCGCACAGGCGCACGTTCCGCAGTCCACGACCAGCGAACATGGCCGATAGTCCGAGGTAGCTAGAAATTGTCTGGCGCAGAACCACCAGAAATCGTGCATGGTGACAACTACCTGAGCACCGGACTCCTTCGCCGCACGGACAAGTGAGCCGCCGAGCGTCTGCAACGAATGGAGGTGAACCACATCCGGTCGGGTATCAGCAAGCCAGTTCCGGAAGTCCGCCTCAACGTCGGGATTGAGACTGTTACGAGGGTCGCTCCACGCGGTCCAAGGCGTGGTGACGATCCAGCGGACTGTGACACCTGACTCCAAGACGTCGGTCCAGGTCTCGAGCGGAGTTCGAGAGTCATCCAAGTGACCAGCGTAGACATAACTTTCGTGACCCGCCTTCGCTACAGCGTCGGCGATTCGGTGCGGCACAAGTGTGCCGCCACTTACGAAGTTGGGAGGGAAGTGGGCAGAGACTTGGACGACGCGCATAAACAGACTCGGTTCGCAGGTTCGGCAGGCAACCTGCGCCCCTCTCCCTTCCCGTCACTCATCTTGGGTCACGATGCCTAGCACGGTCGCAGCCGTCCCGTAGTTACGAGCCACCGCTGCTCCTTCACGCGCACTGAGCATCCCAAGACAGCCTAGCCGCGGGTGAACTACGCGGCGGGGCGCCGGCGCAGTGGGACGTCCCCTAACGTATGCCCATGCCCTACAGCCCAGACAACGAGTTCGAGGCATACTGGCGAAGCATGCTGGTCGAGCGTGACCGGGCGACCCATCTCGGTGAGGCAGACCGGACGCTGCAACTTGAGCTCGAAGGTCTCCGTACGCACTGTGCCGAGTTGACCGCGGCCCTTACCCAAGCACGGGCTGCGATCGTCGTGCGCCACGAACTGCTAAAGGATCAAGCTGCGGCGCTCTCGGAGAAGGAGGAGGCGCTCAGTGTGGCCCGAGCTGCGGCTGCGGCGGCAGCTGAGCGAGCCGGAGCAGCAGAAGAAGCATACGAAGCGGTGGTCACGTCGCGGCGGTGGCGCTTGTGGAATCTGCCCGCGAACGTCGCAGCAGGCGGTCGACGAGTTCTTACCCGGCGCATGCAGTGATGATCAAGCCGCTCCTCAGTCTCGTAGTCATCGACGAGCAACACGACGTGACCGCGAGGTCGGCCACGGAACAGTCCTTCGCTGCGCAGGGTGCAGGCCCGTGGGAGTTGGTCGTCGCACCAGAAGGGACGACCGTTTCGCAGTCGGTTGATGTCGCTGTCGGGCGGACAACGGGCAGATATGTGGCCGTCATAGCCGCCGGTGACCGGCTCGAGCCCGGAGCGCTAGAGGCGGTCGTCAGCGTGTTGGCACCGGACGACGAGCCCGACGTTGTCTACACAGATGAACAGTGGGCCGCGGACGAAGGCGCGGGCGTATTCGCGAAGCCGCGCTGGGTACCCCGGTACCTCGACGCGTACCCCTATCTCGGGCGCCTCTGCCTGGTGCGCCGCGACGTCTGGGACCGCATAGGCGGACTACGCGAGGATTTCGCACCCGTGCGCGAGTGGGATCTCGCCCTCCGGGCGACTGAAGTCGCCCATGAGGTGCGCCACGTCCCTGTGGTGGGACTCACACGTGCGACGGCCCCAATCATGGACGAGGTCGCGGTGGAAGCGGGGCGCCGTGCGGTGAGCGCCCGCTACCAGAGGCTCGGGGTCCCAGTCGTGGTGGAGTCCACAGGGCACGGAGACAGCGCCGAGCCTGGGTTTGTGCGCGTTTGGCGTCAACCCAGCGACATTCCGCTCGTCTCGATCGTGGTGCCCACGGCAGGTAGCCGGCGTGAACTCCGAGGCTCAGAGACGCTGCTCGTCACCAACGCACTGCAGTCGATTCTCGATCGAACGGCTTATCCGAAGTGGGAAGTCGTCCTGGTCCCGAGCGAGCACACACCGAAGGAGGTGCTCGATGAGTGCGCCAGCCTTCTCGGTGACCGCCTACGAATTGCTTCGGTACGCGGGACGTTTAATTTCTCGCGCTCCGTCAACGTGGGCGTCGGCGCGGCCGCTGGTGAGTTCGTGGTACTCCTCAATGATGATACCGAGGTGCTGGAGCCACGCTGGCTTGACCGAATGATCGCCGTAGCAAGCGAGAATGGCGTGGGCGTCGTGGGCGCCAAGTTGCTTTTCGACGACGGCACCATCCAGCACACGGGTGTCACCTTCGGGAACGACGGCGAGGCGATGCACCTGCACATCTTCGAACAAGACGATGCGGGCTACTTCGGCTCGAAGGTGGTGGACCTCGATTTCCTCGCGGTCACCGGGGCCTGCATGTTGGTGGCTCGTGACGTTTTCGCCGAGGTAGGCGGATTCAACGAATCTTTGCCATTGAACTACAACGACGTTGATTTCTGCCTGAAGGTGGGGGCCACGGGGCGCCGGGTCGTCTGCACCCCCTTTGCACGGCTGCACCATTTCGAGTCAAGCAGCCGAGTGGCTCGGATCGAGGACTACGAGCGTTCTGCTCTTGCGTGGTGGAACCCACGCAAGATGCTGGATCCATACGTCAACGTGCGGGGACTGACATGACGTCAACGTGCGGGGGCCGACGCGACTAGTCAGACACGACGCTTCGCCAGGCGCCAATGGATCTTGTCGATCACCGCGCGAGGGCCTGAGCTCCGGAGATAACGCCACGTTGCCGTGGCGTCCAGTCGGACTCGAGTCGTCAGCGGCAAGGACATGAAGTCGACGGCTGTTCCGCCCAGGCGTTGGGAGTCCTTCGCGCGCTGCGGGTCTCGGCAGAACTTCAGCAGCGGCTCGAGCACTACGGGCCAGGTGTACTGCTCCGCGACCCTCGCTACGTTTACACGTGCCGCCTCCCGCGCAGAGTCGTTCGTCAGCAAGTGCGTGAGGGCTTGCGCCATAGCGTCGACGTCAGCCGGCGGCACCGTTGCGCCCAGGCTCTCTGCAGCGACAAGATCACCGAAGGTGTCGCCCGCACTGGTGACGATCGGCAGGTTCGCCCAGAGGTAGTCGAGAATGCGAGTGCGAAAGCTGAACGCCGTCTCGATGTGCTCGAAGTGAGCACTAACGCCTACATCCGCGTCAAGTAGATAGTCGGCTCTGCGTGCGTAAGGAACCCAGTCTTCATTGAAGAAGACGTGTGTCCCGGTGAGGCCAAGCTTGTCGGAGAGGTGGCGTGTCCTTGTCGCCATGGCCATCTCAGGCACGTCCGGATTGGGGTGTTTCATACCCATGAAATAGAGACGCACCTCAGGAACGCTCTGGCGGACCTGGTTGATGGCCTTCACCACCGTCACCGGGTCGAACCAGTTGTAAACGCCGCCCCCCCAAAGCACGACTCTGTCCTCCGCGCTGATGCCCGGCACAACACCCTTGATTGCCGGCGCTCTCCGTTGCGGGGCCGAGGAAGCCGTACCGAAAGGCACGACTGTGATGAGAGTGCGCATCGACGGGTCGGCGTCGTAGGTCTCCGGGTTGACTCGGCCGGAGGCCGCCAGGTGACCGAGCCAAAGGTCTCGTTGCTTCTCTGAGGCACATAGGAAGAAGTCGCCTCGCGCAGTCTGGGCACTGAGCTCACGCAGCGCGTTGGCGAGCGAGGCGTGCCGCTGCTCAGTGGGCTTGTATCGTTCCACCTCAAGCGACTCCAGATGGAACGGGTCGTAGAGGTCCAGGACTATTACCTGCTCAGCCTGCTGCAGCCATGGGAACGTCTGCATGACGAAACCTTGAATGATCACGATGTCGGAACGGTCTACCTCGCCACGGAAGTCGGACACCGTGACATGGCGCGTGGTGAAACCTTCGCCAACGCGATCACAAGTTCCGAACGTCACGAGACGGACTTGATGCTCGTCCGACAACGCTGACGATATCTCCCACGCCCTGATCGCCGGTCCAGCCATGCGCTCGGCCAAGGTGTCGAGAGTGACGACAAGCACGCGCGCCATCAGGCTGGCCCCACTTCAACATGGCGGGGCGCCTGCCACCTCGACTCGGTGTGGATGTACCCGCCCCACCAACGCTGCTTTCCGCTCTCGACGGCGAACCGGGCGCTGTCCCGGACCTGGTCGTAGACGTGCTGCGTGGTGCTGTCGGTCAGTGTGGTGATCACGACGTAGTTCCCGGGTGCGAACGCGACCTCAGGAGCGTGGCAGTCTACGTAGCCCCTACCCCGTACAGTCCCGAGTTTTGGGCCGTGATCGAATGTGTTGGACGCCCACAAGTATGTGCCGTCTGTGCTCTCGATCCCGACACCGATGACGGGATCCGTAACCGGCTTCTCGACCCTGTAATGCACGCGTATGGTCAAGTCCTCTCCCGATCGAATAGGCCGCGTGGGGCCCTCGGAGCTCATGACCTCGACGTCTTCGACAACCATTTCTGCCGAGCCCCAGTGTGATCGTCCCTGCTCGTCTAGACGCGTGCTACCACGGGTTGAGTCGAGGTAGCGTTCCAGGACACCGCCAGCCTCGCCTACCTCCATAAGCTTCCCGTGCTGCAGCCACGCCGCCTGGTCGGCCATCGCTCGAAGCTGGGGCATCGAGTGCGAGACCACAACAACGGTCCGGCCCTCGCGGCGGAACTGTGCGAACTTCTCGGCACACTTGTCCTGGAAAGCGGCATCTCCCACCGCGAGCACCTCGTCGACCAGGAGTATCTCCGGATCGACGTTGATAGCTACGGAGAAGCCGAGGCGCACGTACATCCCGGAGGAGTAGTTCTTCACAGGCTGATCGATGAACTCCTCGACGCCGGAGAAGTCGACGATCTCATCGAACTTCCGGTCGATCTCAGGTCTAGTCATGCCCAGAATCGAACCGTTGAGATAGACGTTGTCACGCCCCGACAACTCCGGGTGGAACCCTGAGCCAACCTCGAGGAGCGCCGCAACCTTGCCATTGGCGGCGATGGACCCCTTGTTCGGGTAGAGAATTTTTGCCATGCACTTCAAAAGTGTGGACTTGCCAGAGCCGTTATCTCCCACCAGCGCAAAGGTGGATCCTTCGGGTATATCGAAAGTGACGTCGTCGAGCGCCCAGAAATCCTCATGCACGGATCGTCGTCGTCGCATGATGGCGCTCTTAAGCGTCTGGTTTCTTTCGTGATAGACGCGGAACTTCTTGGAGACGTGCTCCACCGCTACGGCTGTCGTTGTCACAGGGCTTCAGCCAGTCCCTTCTCGTGGCGCTTGAAGATCGAGTACCCGACGAAGAAGACAGCCACCGCCCACGCCACGCAGCTCAACGTGGTGGACAGCTCGGGCCATCGGTTGTCATACATAAGGTTTCGGAACGCCTCGACGAACTCCCCCACAGGGTTGAGCATGTAGAGGTCGAGAAGAGTGACAGATCCGATCAGTGGACCCACGTCATCCGATAGGCCCGCTACGAGCGAGACCGGGTACAGGATCGGAGTGAGGTAGAACCATACCTGGAAAAGGATTCCTACGAAATGCTGGGTGTCCCTGAAATAGACGTTCGCCACCGAGAGCATGAGAGCAACGCCGGTGGCGAAGAGGGACATCAGCGCCATGAATAGCACAACCAACGGCACCCACGGCAGCGCATTCGCCCCGACGAGCAACAGCGCCACCAGGAGGACCACCATCTCGATGGACCAGCTGAAGATCCATGAGAACGAGTTGGCGACCAGCAGCGCGATCCGCGGAAAATGCACCTTCTTGATGAGGTTCTCGTTGCCAACAAGAGCCCCCATGCCCCCGTTGACGACGTTCGTGAAGAAGCTCCAGGGCAGCAGCCCGCACAGCAGCCAGAGCGCGAAGATATCTAGACCGCTAGGATCACCCGGCTCTGGCTCGACCCGAATGATGAGCGCAAAGACGACGGTGTAGATCGCCATCGCTGCAAGAGGGTTCGCAAGGGACCACAACTGGCCCAGTGCGGTCCTCTTGTACTTGCCTTTGATCTCCCGCCGCGTGAGATTGAGCAGGAGTTCACGAGAGCCGCGAAGGTCCTCGACGATGCTCACCTGGTCTCCCCTCGTGGTACTCCCGCCGCGCAGCGGTGCTCCGCCGGGGCACCGACACTGTACGCGGCGACAGAGGTTCCCTCCGCCTCGTGCATTTGTCGCTCTGGCGGAGGCGCCGTTTCGCGGTACGCCGGGACGCCCAGACCTGTGAAGCATGCCGATGTCAACTGCGCATCGTCTGGCTCGCTGGCCACGCACCAGGACCTTAGATTTCGCCCGTGTATCACGCACGCGGGTACCGTGCTCCCATGCAGATTTCGGTGATTGGTTGCGGGTATCTGGGTGCGGTGCACGCGGCGTGCATGGCGGAGCTGGGCCACGACGTGGTGGGCATCGACGTCGACGCCGCCAAGGTGGAGTCCCTGTCGAAGGGGGTGGCGCCGTTCCACGAGCCGGGCTTCGACGAGCTCCTCAAGCGGAACGTCGACTCGGGCCGGCTGCGCTTCTCCACCGACTTCGCCGACCTGGCCGAGGCCCAGGTCCACTTCATCGGCGTCGGCACCCCTCAGGTCCAGGGCGGCTACGCCGCCGACCTGACCTACCTCAACGCCGCCGTGGAGTCCCTCCTCCCCCACCTGAACCACCACACGAACGGGCCCACCCTGGTGGTGGGCAAGTCCACCGTCCCGGTCGGCACCGCCGCCGAGATCGCCGACAAGCTCGCCCCCACCGGGGCGCTGCTGGTGTGGAACCCCGAGTTCCTGCGCGAGGGCTTCGCCGTCCAGGACACCATCTCCCCCGACCGCATCGTCTACGGCCTGCCCCGGGACGCGGACCAGGCCGAGTCCGCGAAGAGCGTCCTCGACGACGTCTACAAGCAGCTCATCGCCGCCGACATCCCCCGTCTGACCACCGACTACGCCACCGCCGAGCTCGTCAAGGTCGCCGCCAACTCCTTCCTCGCCACCAAGATCTCCTTCATCAACGCCATGGCCGAGCTGTGCGAGGCCACCGGCGCCGACGTCACCCAGCTCGCCGAGGCCATCGGCCACGACGACCGCATCGGGAAGAAGTTCCTGCGCGCCGGCATCGGCTTCGGCGGCGGCTGCCTGCCCAAGGACATCCGCGCCTTCATGGCAAGGGCCGGCGAGCTCGGCGTCGACCAGGCCCTGACCTTCCTGCGCGAGGTCGACTCCATCAACGACCGCCGCCGTGAGCACGCCATCAACCTCGCCCGCGTCGCCGTCGGCGGCACCTTCACCGGCCGGCGCGTCGCCGTCCTCGGAGCGGCGTTCAAGCCCGACAGCGACGACATGCGCAACTCCCCCGCCCTCGACATCGCCAACAGCATCGCCGGCGAGGGCGCCACCGTCACCGTCACCGACCCCGCCGCCGGCCCCGTGCTCGCCCGCCGCCGCCCCGACATGAACGTGGCCGAGGACGCCTACGCCGCCGCCACCGGCGCCGACGTCGTCCTGCTCCTCACCGAGTGGAAGCAGTTCAAGGACCTCGACCCGGCACGCCTCAAGGACGTCGTGCGCAACCCCTGGATCATCGACGGCCGCAACGCCCTCGACCCCACCACCTGGCGCGAGGCCGGCTGGACCTACAACGGCATCGGCCGCCCGTAGTCGATCCCGCACCGGCGATCCTTCATACTGGCGACCAGCAGACCCGACCCAGGCCGAGGAGGCCCCCTTTGCGCGTGCTCATCACCGGAGGTGCCGGCTTCATCGGCGCCAACTTCGTCCACCAGACCGTCGAGGACTACCCCGACGCCCAGGTGACCGTCCTCGACAAGCTCACCTACGCGGGCAACCCCGCCTCGCTGGCGGGCGTGTCGGACCGGATCACCGTGGTCGAGGGCGACGTCGCCGACGCCGAGGTCGTGGACGCGTTGGTCAAGGACGCCGACCTGGTGGTCCACTTCGCTGCGGAGTCCCACAACGACAACTCCCTCAACGACCCGTCGCCCTTCGTCACGACGAACCTCATCGGCACCTTCACCCTGCTCGAGGCGGTCCGCCGGCACGGCGTGCGCTTCCACCACATCTCCACCGACGAGGTGTACGGCGACCTCGAGCTGGACGACCCGGCGAAGTTCACCGAGCACACCCCGTACAACCCCTCCTCCCCGTACTCCTCCACGAAGGCCGGCTCTGACCTGCTCGTGCGCGCGTGGGTCCGCTCGTTCGGCGTCGCGGCGACCCTCTCGAACTGCTCGAACAACTACGGGCCGTACCAGCACATCGAGAAGTTCATCCCCCGCCAGATCACCAACCTCATCGACGGTGTGAGGCCCAAGCTCTACGGCGCTGGCCAGAACGTCCGTGACTGGATCCACGTGCGCGACCACAACACCGCGGTCTGGCGCATCATCGAGCAGGGCAAGATCGGCGAGACGTACCTCATCGGCGCCGACGGCGAGAAGAACAACAAGGACGTCGTCGAGCTCATCCTCGAGCTCATGGGCCGCGACCCGCAGGACTACGAGCACGTCGCTGATCGGCCCGGCCACGACCTGCGCTACGCCATCGACAACACGCGCTTGCGTGAGGAGCTCGGCTGGGATCCGGAGTTCAAGGACTTCCGCTCCGGTC
It encodes the following:
- a CDS encoding glycosyltransferase family 4 protein, whose amino-acid sequence is MAERMAGPAIRAWEISSALSDEHQVRLVTFGTCDRVGEGFTTRHVTVSDFRGEVDRSDIVIIQGFVMQTFPWLQQAEQVIVLDLYDPFHLESLEVERYKPTEQRHASLANALRELSAQTARGDFFLCASEKQRDLWLGHLAASGRVNPETYDADPSMRTLITVVPFGTASSAPQRRAPAIKGVVPGISAEDRVVLWGGGVYNWFDPVTVVKAINQVRQSVPEVRLYFMGMKHPNPDVPEMAMATRTRHLSDKLGLTGTHVFFNEDWVPYARRADYLLDADVGVSAHFEHIETAFSFRTRILDYLWANLPIVTSAGDTFGDLVAAESLGATVPPADVDAMAQALTHLLTNDSAREAARVNVARVAEQYTWPVVLEPLLKFCRDPQRAKDSQRLGGTAVDFMSLPLTTRVRLDATATWRYLRSSGPRAVIDKIHWRLAKRRV
- the rfbB gene encoding dTDP-glucose 4,6-dehydratase, translated to MRVLITGGAGFIGANFVHQTVEDYPDAQVTVLDKLTYAGNPASLAGVSDRITVVEGDVADAEVVDALVKDADLVVHFAAESHNDNSLNDPSPFVTTNLIGTFTLLEAVRRHGVRFHHISTDEVYGDLELDDPAKFTEHTPYNPSSPYSSTKAGSDLLVRAWVRSFGVAATLSNCSNNYGPYQHIEKFIPRQITNLIDGVRPKLYGAGQNVRDWIHVRDHNTAVWRIIEQGKIGETYLIGADGEKNNKDVVELILELMGRDPQDYEHVADRPGHDLRYAIDNTRLREELGWDPEFKDFRSGLEDTIAWYRDNEDWWRPQKAAVEAKYAAQGQ
- a CDS encoding ABC transporter ATP-binding protein, encoding MEHVSKKFRVYHERNQTLKSAIMRRRRSVHEDFWALDDVTFDIPEGSTFALVGDNGSGKSTLLKCMAKILYPNKGSIAANGKVAALLEVGSGFHPELSGRDNVYLNGSILGMTRPEIDRKFDEIVDFSGVEEFIDQPVKNYSSGMYVRLGFSVAINVDPEILLVDEVLAVGDAAFQDKCAEKFAQFRREGRTVVVVSHSMPQLRAMADQAAWLQHGKLMEVGEAGGVLERYLDSTRGSTRLDEQGRSHWGSAEMVVEDVEVMSSEGPTRPIRSGEDLTIRVHYRVEKPVTDPVIGVGIESTDGTYLWASNTFDHGPKLGTVRGRGYVDCHAPEVAFAPGNYVVITTLTDSTTQHVYDQVRDSARFAVESGKQRWWGGYIHTESRWQAPRHVEVGPA
- a CDS encoding ABC transporter permease → MSIVEDLRGSRELLLNLTRREIKGKYKRTALGQLWSLANPLAAMAIYTVVFALIIRVEPEPGDPSGLDIFALWLLCGLLPWSFFTNVVNGGMGALVGNENLIKKVHFPRIALLVANSFSWIFSWSIEMVVLLVALLLVGANALPWVPLVVLFMALMSLFATGVALMLSVANVYFRDTQHFVGILFQVWFYLTPILYPVSLVAGLSDDVGPLIGSVTLLDLYMLNPVGEFVEAFRNLMYDNRWPELSTTLSCVAWAVAVFFVGYSIFKRHEKGLAEAL
- a CDS encoding UDP-glucose dehydrogenase family protein, with the translated sequence MQISVIGCGYLGAVHAACMAELGHDVVGIDVDAAKVESLSKGVAPFHEPGFDELLKRNVDSGRLRFSTDFADLAEAQVHFIGVGTPQVQGGYAADLTYLNAAVESLLPHLNHHTNGPTLVVGKSTVPVGTAAEIADKLAPTGALLVWNPEFLREGFAVQDTISPDRIVYGLPRDADQAESAKSVLDDVYKQLIAADIPRLTTDYATAELVKVAANSFLATKISFINAMAELCEATGADVTQLAEAIGHDDRIGKKFLRAGIGFGGGCLPKDIRAFMARAGELGVDQALTFLREVDSINDRRREHAINLARVAVGGTFTGRRVAVLGAAFKPDSDDMRNSPALDIANSIAGEGATVTVTDPAAGPVLARRRPDMNVAEDAYAAATGADVVLLLTEWKQFKDLDPARLKDVVRNPWIIDGRNALDPTTWREAGWTYNGIGRP
- a CDS encoding glycosyltransferase family 2 protein, whose amino-acid sequence is MIKPLLSLVVIDEQHDVTARSATEQSFAAQGAGPWELVVAPEGTTVSQSVDVAVGRTTGRYVAVIAAGDRLEPGALEAVVSVLAPDDEPDVVYTDEQWAADEGAGVFAKPRWVPRYLDAYPYLGRLCLVRRDVWDRIGGLREDFAPVREWDLALRATEVAHEVRHVPVVGLTRATAPIMDEVAVEAGRRAVSARYQRLGVPVVVESTGHGDSAEPGFVRVWRQPSDIPLVSIVVPTAGSRRELRGSETLLVTNALQSILDRTAYPKWEVVLVPSEHTPKEVLDECASLLGDRLRIASVRGTFNFSRSVNVGVGAAAGEFVVLLNDDTEVLEPRWLDRMIAVASENGVGVVGAKLLFDDGTIQHTGVTFGNDGEAMHLHIFEQDDAGYFGSKVVDLDFLAVTGACMLVARDVFAEVGGFNESLPLNYNDVDFCLKVGATGRRVVCTPFARLHHFESSSRVARIEDYERSALAWWNPRKMLDPYVNVRGLT